The Anolis carolinensis isolate JA03-04 chromosome 1, rAnoCar3.1.pri, whole genome shotgun sequence genome window below encodes:
- the tbx10 gene encoding T-box transcription factor TBX10, whose product MSAFIAASLSVLTSDSCPFSSNPVRAPCLLGTTPEFESYEAEGATKQGSGTLLARKNQCVSGVTVQLEMRSLWEEFNSLGTEMIVTKAGRRMFPTFQVKISGMDPMADYVLLMDFVPLDDKRYRYAFHNSAWLVAGKADPATPGRVHFHPDSPAKGGQWMRQIVSFDKLKLTNNLMDDNGHIILNSMHRYQPRFHVVVVDPRPDCERYAQENFKSFIFTETQFMAVTAYQNHRITQLKIASNPFAKGFRECEPDEWPGSPGQLLGCLSRNGGTTTLAQLQEIPEKGFTSSHHLPPSLLRETSQLQHPPLVTPAGLPDMCIARRPLNEAPGALPYKHLSYHSIYVGARSRGTPYALPSNRATSFHTLNIYTAGGYEQ is encoded by the exons cCTTTATTGCAGCCAGCCTCAGTGTCTTGACATCGGATAGCTGCCCCTTTTCATCCAACCCTGTGAGGGCACCGTGTCTTTTGGGGACAACACCGGAGTTTGAGTCGTATGAAGCCGAGGGAGCAACAAAGCAAGGAAGTGGCACTCTTTTGGCTAGAAAAAACCAGTGCGTGTCTGGTGTCACTGTGCAGTTGGAGATGAGGAGCCTTTGGGAGGAATTCAACAGCCTTGGCACTGAAATGATTGTCACCAAGGCAGGGCG GAGGATGTTCCCTACTTTCCAGGTGAAGATATCCGGCATGGACCCCATGGCTGACTATGTGCTGCTCATGGACTTCGTGCCCTTGGATGACAAAAGATATCG GTATGCATTTCACAACTCTGCTTGGTTGGTAGCTGGCAAGGCGGATCCTGCTACACCTGGCCGAGTTCATTTCCACCCTGATTCTCCAGCCAAGGGAGGCCAGTGGATGAGGCAAATCGTCTCCTTTGACAAGCTCAAACTCACCAACAACTTGATGGATGACAATGGCCAT ATCATCCTGAATTCCATGCACAGATACCAGCCCCGATTCCACGTGGTGGTGGTAGATCCACGTCCAGACTGTGAGCGTTATGCCCAGGAGAATTTCAAATCCTTCATTTTCACCGAAACTCAGTTCATGGCAGTGACAGCTTATCAGAACCACCGG ATCACACAGTTGAAAATTGCTAGTAACCCATTCGCAAAAGGGTTCCGAGAATGCGAACCAGATGAGTG GCCAGGTTCACCAGGGCAACTACTTGGCTGCTTATCTCGGAATGGCGGTACAACTACTTTAGCCCAGTTGCAGGAGATTCCAGAGAAAG GATTTACAAGCAGCCAtcatctccctccttccctcctcagaGAAACGTCTCAGCTCCAGCATCCACCCCTGGTGACACCTGCCGGTCTCCCAGATATGTGCATTGCTCGACGGCCCTTGAACGAAGCACCTGGGGCCTTGCCCTATAAGCACCTCTCCTATCACAGCATTTATGTGGGAGCCCGCTCACGGGGAACACCATATGCACTCCCCAGCAACCGGGCCACTAGCTTCCACACTCTCAACATCTACACAGCTGGTGGCTATGAACAATGA